In Clavibacter californiensis, the sequence CCCGTGCCGATCTCGATGACGCTGGTCGCGCGCGTCGCCGCCGCGAGGAGCGAGAGCTGCGCGCCGACGGCGGGGGAGACGGCCTCGATGCCGAGCTCGCGCGAGTGCTGGCGCGCCAGGGCGATGTGCTCGTCCTCCACGACGACGTCCTCGGCGAACTTCCACCCGGTCTCCTGGTCGGACACGCGGCACCTCCCTCTTCCGGGTCCCCAGGGTATCGGCCCGGCGGCACCCGCCCGACCGACGGGTGTCCGGTGCGGATCGGATGCGCCCCTGCCGCTGACGGGACCCTGCGCTCGGGCGGAGATCGCACCTCGACCGACTAGCCTGTGATCATGTTCGGCCTGACGTTCGAGAAGCTGATGCTCATCGGCATCATCGCCGTGTTCCTGCTCGGCCCCGAGCGGCTGCCGGTCTACACCCAGAAGCTCGCGGATCTGGTGAAGGCCGCGCGCCGCATGGCCACCGGCGCCCGGGAGCGCATGCGCGACGAGCTGGGGCCGGAGTTCGACGAGGTCGACTGGAAGAAGCTCGACCCGCGCCAGTACGACCCGCGCCGCATCATCAAGGAGGCGCTGTTCGAGGACGAGCCCGTCGTGACGAAGCCGCGCGTCCCCGTCGAGACCACCATCGCCCGCCGCCAGCGCCTGGAGCGCGAGGCAGCCGCCGCGTCGGCCCAGCCCGCGCCGTTCGACGCCGAGGCCACCTGACGCCCGTCGCCTGACCGCGATCCGTCCGCCTGCGTCATCCGGGCATCCATCCCGCCTCAGCCGTTCCCGCTGAAGCGCGCGTCCACCGCCTTCGCCTCCGCGCGGAGGGCGTCAACGACGGCGCGCACAGACGGACGCTCGGCGCGGTCCGGGCGCAGGAGCACGTGCAGGTGACGCTTCGACGTGACGCCCGACAGCCGCTTGACCACCA encodes:
- a CDS encoding Sec-independent protein translocase family protein; this translates as MFGLTFEKLMLIGIIAVFLLGPERLPVYTQKLADLVKAARRMATGARERMRDELGPEFDEVDWKKLDPRQYDPRRIIKEALFEDEPVVTKPRVPVETTIARRQRLEREAAAASAQPAPFDAEAT